One window of Cohnella hashimotonis genomic DNA carries:
- a CDS encoding methyl-accepting chemotaxis protein, producing MAGWRKWFNGTDGTEAKRAASDTATAVSAGSAAAGHDADQDKLRTMVGEAVVISDRLQAAVGEVDSSVGQLEAIADRSAVQEDRLRQQSRLASGRLDEAFSALQEVAAASEEIRATSEGMSRQSREARDVVIDVCKSMLQTDEVMNDLAVHHGTMEERVSVLIAEASKITQMNDLIQEIVSQTSLLALNAAIEAAHAGEFGSGFTVVAQEIRKLAEQSSIAVKRSSGIVRDIEAGIRQVVASVAEEKQSVARGLAEMQVNRDRMDAIYNHIVKVDGQVGKTLTAAAEQASRTSAANAMLKDVVDSVNQMMSSIDDTLAQNLKQREETAKLGRVSTELKAAADELIGAVHQAGGKVWSDTGLAEKERWMQFLTTMAADPALAGLNEDIHRKVLSGWLAQTAGVEAIWSNRADGSFVFSEPVAGLLNARSREWWKKAMDGEIFVSEVYLSAITKKPCVTVSTPLQGADGRPIGVVGIDIVISS from the coding sequence ATGGCCGGATGGCGGAAGTGGTTCAACGGAACGGACGGGACCGAAGCGAAGCGGGCGGCGTCCGATACGGCAACCGCCGTGTCGGCGGGGAGCGCGGCAGCAGGGCATGACGCGGATCAGGACAAGCTGCGGACGATGGTCGGCGAAGCCGTCGTCATTTCCGACCGGCTGCAGGCTGCGGTCGGCGAGGTGGATTCGAGCGTCGGGCAGCTGGAAGCGATCGCGGACCGTTCTGCCGTGCAGGAGGACCGGCTGCGGCAGCAGAGCAGGCTGGCTTCAGGGCGGCTGGACGAAGCGTTTTCGGCATTGCAGGAGGTTGCGGCCGCTTCGGAGGAGATTCGCGCCACCTCGGAGGGAATGAGCCGGCAGAGCCGGGAAGCCAGGGACGTCGTAATCGACGTATGCAAGTCGATGCTGCAGACCGACGAGGTCATGAACGATCTCGCGGTCCATCACGGTACGATGGAGGAGCGGGTAAGCGTACTCATTGCCGAAGCCTCCAAAATTACGCAAATGAACGATTTGATCCAGGAGATCGTCTCGCAGACTTCCCTTTTGGCGCTGAATGCGGCTATCGAGGCTGCGCATGCGGGCGAATTCGGCAGCGGCTTCACCGTGGTTGCCCAGGAGATTCGCAAGCTTGCCGAGCAGAGCAGCATTGCGGTCAAACGCTCGTCGGGCATCGTCCGCGACATCGAGGCGGGCATCCGGCAGGTCGTCGCTTCTGTAGCCGAGGAGAAGCAGTCGGTCGCGAGAGGCTTGGCCGAAATGCAGGTCAATCGGGACCGGATGGACGCGATTTACAACCATATCGTCAAAGTGGACGGACAGGTCGGCAAGACGCTCACCGCGGCGGCGGAGCAGGCGAGCCGGACTTCGGCAGCCAATGCGATGCTCAAGGATGTGGTCGACTCCGTCAATCAAATGATGTCCAGCATTGACGATACGCTCGCGCAAAATCTCAAGCAGCGCGAAGAGACGGCCAAGCTCGGCAGAGTGTCTACGGAGCTTAAGGCGGCGGCGGACGAGCTGATCGGCGCCGTTCATCAGGCCGGCGGCAAGGTTTGGTCGGATACCGGGCTCGCGGAAAAAGAACGTTGGATGCAGTTCCTCACGACGATGGCGGCCGATCCTGCGCTCGCCGGACTGAATGAGGATATCCACCGCAAGGTGCTCTCCGGTTGGCTGGCGCAGACGGCCGGCGTCGAAGCGATCTGGTCCAACAGGGCGGACGGATCCTTCGTTTTTTCCGAACCGGTCGCGGGCCTGCTCAACGCACGGAGCAGGGAGTGGTGGAAAAAAGCGATGGATGGCGAGATTTTCGTATCGGAGGTATACTTGTCCGCCATCACGAAAAAGCCCTGCGTGACAGTGTCGACGCCGCTGCAGGGAGCGGATGGCCGTCCGATCGGCGTCGTCGGCATCGATATTGTCATCTCTTCCTAA
- a CDS encoding RNA polymerase sigma factor, translating into MTNSRGEIGSREQSAIEDELLNELYREMLRVARHRLHHKSDAIDVVQEAWVRILEKRDTLRESNKIIPWAKTIAANLALNANRARRVKPVSELSEAYAAGESGAGRLSEPETMAELTDILGRLEPATRTLLLYKFYYGFKDDEIAAALQVPVGTVKARIHRGKARLKAEAGGAGAMDL; encoded by the coding sequence ATGACGAACTCCCGCGGAGAAATCGGAAGTCGCGAACAATCCGCTATCGAGGACGAACTTCTGAACGAGTTGTATCGGGAGATGCTGCGGGTGGCCCGTCACAGGCTTCATCACAAGAGCGACGCGATCGACGTGGTCCAGGAAGCATGGGTTAGAATCTTGGAAAAGCGGGACACGCTTCGGGAGAGCAACAAAATTATCCCGTGGGCGAAGACGATCGCCGCCAATCTGGCGTTGAACGCCAACCGCGCCAGGCGCGTCAAGCCCGTCAGCGAGCTGAGCGAAGCTTATGCGGCCGGCGAGTCGGGGGCAGGCAGATTAAGCGAGCCGGAGACGATGGCGGAGCTGACCGATATTCTCGGACGGCTTGAGCCGGCGACGCGCACGCTGCTGCTTTACAAGTTTTATTACGGGTTCAAGGACGATGAGATCGCGGCTGCCCTGCAGGTGCCGGTCGGTACCGTCAAAGCCCGCATCCACCGGGGGAAGGCCAGGCTGAAGGCCGAGGCCGGTGGCGCAGGAGCCATGGATTTATAG